Proteins from a genomic interval of Enterococcus faecium:
- a CDS encoding PRD domain-containing protein: protein MKVKKIINNNVALIDRGGNEAIIYMTGIAFKKKVGQRINDSEIEKTYVLDSKDRLEHFSYLLSHSDDRLISMINELVSYGEKEIGKKANDYLYLALLDHLSFALKRSEKGQYLRSPLFWEVKKFYPVYYKIGLEALKMMKKYFNNSFPTDEAVSIALHFVNLQENQVNFDEQIEDMETLRDMLNIIKYHFSLSIDEESINYMRLVTHLQYFIERLRKKQAYVENESQLFEQVKKLYPKAYTAVEKIEIYVKGKFNTYLSQDEYTYLMIHVNRVAERGDNNG, encoded by the coding sequence ATGAAAGTTAAAAAGATTATCAATAACAATGTAGCTTTAATTGATCGGGGAGGAAATGAAGCAATTATCTATATGACAGGGATTGCTTTCAAAAAAAAAGTTGGCCAACGCATTAATGATTCCGAAATTGAAAAAACATATGTTTTAGATTCGAAAGACCGTTTAGAACATTTTAGCTATTTGTTATCGCATTCTGATGATAGACTGATCTCTATGATCAACGAGCTCGTTAGTTATGGAGAAAAGGAAATCGGTAAAAAAGCAAATGATTATCTTTATTTAGCTTTATTAGATCATCTCTCCTTTGCATTGAAACGCTCAGAAAAAGGACAATATCTTAGAAGTCCGCTCTTTTGGGAAGTTAAAAAGTTTTATCCAGTTTATTACAAAATCGGTTTGGAAGCTTTAAAAATGATGAAGAAATATTTTAATAATTCCTTTCCCACAGATGAAGCTGTTTCAATTGCCTTACACTTTGTTAATCTTCAAGAAAATCAGGTCAATTTTGATGAACAGATAGAAGATATGGAGACACTAAGAGACATGTTGAATATCATCAAATATCATTTTAGTTTATCTATTGACGAAGAGAGCATCAACTACATGAGGCTAGTGACACATTTACAGTATTTTATTGAACGATTAAGAAAAAAACAAGCATACGTTGAAAATGAATCTCAGTTATTTGAACAAGTAAAAAAACTATACCCTAAAGCATATACAGCTGTAGAAAAAATAGAAATATATGTAAAAGGAAAGTTCAACACCTATTTATCTCAAGATGAATACACTTATTTGATGATTCATGTTAATCGCGTAGCGGAAAGAGGCGACAATAATGGATAA
- a CDS encoding bacteriocin — protein MQNVKELSTKEMKQIIGGENDHRMPNELNRPNNLSKGGAKCGAAIAGGLFGIPKGPLAWAAGLANVYSKCN, from the coding sequence ATGCAAAATGTAAAAGAATTAAGTACGAAAGAGATGAAACAAATTATCGGTGGAGAAAATGATCACAGAATGCCTAATGAGTTAAATAGACCTAACAACTTATCTAAAGGTGGAGCAAAATGTGGTGCTGCAATTGCTGGGGGATTATTTGGAATCCCAAAAGGACCACTAGCATGGGCTGCTGGGTTAGCAAATGTATACTCTAAATGCAACTAA
- a CDS encoding class IIb bacteriocin, lactobin A/cerein 7B family produces MKKYNELSKKELLQIQGGIAPIIVAGLGYLVKDAWDHSDQIISGFKKGWNGGRRK; encoded by the coding sequence ATGAAAAAATATAATGAGTTATCTAAAAAAGAACTTCTACAGATTCAAGGAGGAATAGCACCTATTATAGTTGCTGGCCTTGGCTATTTAGTAAAAGATGCATGGGATCACTCAGATCAAATAATCTCAGGATTTAAAAAAGGTTGGAATGGTGGACGTAGAAAATAA
- a CDS encoding MurR/RpiR family transcriptional regulator encodes MDFFEIANSHISELTKNEQILFDYVINNLENIKSKSIREVADDCFVSTTTFLRFVRKLGFSGFSEFTTVIKYTLLYKTPLPESSPFVVSQKDYREEYLKNLVESVRVIDTDKVKLIVEQLQKQPKIFLFAKGLSKEIMRYIRYLYNTAGFFVIFPEDHQTRSIAQKQVKKNDIAFIFSYKGEDLELIETIRKIKEQDHPLIVSITGADNNLIQNFSDINLYLFTDEISLNHLDITSHISMIALMELILYQFIESSGTDTYHLVFR; translated from the coding sequence ATGGATTTTTTTGAAATAGCCAATAGTCATATTTCAGAGCTGACTAAGAATGAACAAATTCTTTTTGATTACGTCATCAATAACCTAGAAAACATTAAAAGTAAAAGTATCCGCGAAGTTGCTGATGACTGTTTTGTTTCAACAACTACTTTTCTGCGTTTTGTCAGAAAGCTTGGATTTTCTGGATTTAGTGAGTTTACCACTGTTATTAAATATACGTTACTTTATAAAACTCCTCTTCCCGAGAGTTCACCTTTTGTCGTTAGCCAGAAAGATTATCGCGAAGAGTATTTAAAGAATTTAGTTGAATCTGTTCGCGTAATAGATACAGATAAAGTGAAACTAATTGTAGAACAACTACAAAAACAGCCTAAAATTTTTTTATTTGCTAAAGGATTGAGTAAAGAAATTATGCGTTATATACGATATTTGTATAATACAGCCGGTTTTTTTGTAATTTTTCCTGAAGATCATCAAACTCGTTCTATTGCACAAAAGCAAGTTAAAAAAAATGATATAGCCTTTATCTTCAGTTACAAAGGAGAAGATTTAGAGTTGATCGAAACAATTCGAAAAATAAAGGAACAAGATCATCCTTTAATCGTTTCAATTACTGGAGCAGATAATAACTTAATACAAAATTTTAGTGATATTAATCTTTATTTGTTTACAGATGAAATCAGCTTGAATCATCTAGATATTACGTCACATATCTCAATGATTGCATTAATGGAATTAATTTTGTACCAATTTATCGAAAGCAGTGGAACAGACACTTACCATCTTGTTTTTCGTTGA
- the aguA gene encoding agmatine deiminase codes for MLESSPKKDGFQLAPEWSFHKECYLIWPERPDNWRLGGKPAQKAYAEVAEVIARFENVTMLVSHQQFLNARYQLPEKIRVLEVSNNDAWIKDTGPLYVMNSLGEVRGVDFRFNAWGGLLDGLFFPWDQDDLLAQKICEQERIEYYQLQEFVLEGCSIHTDGEGTLFATEECLLSEGRNPQLDKESIEKILKEYCGIEKIVWFPRGFFLDETNGDIDNLINVVRPGEIILSWCEQTSDPMYEIVREAEEVLMKEKDAKGRSFIIHKIELPKPLYITEEEAAGVDPVNGMLPRFFGDRLIASYVSYYTANGGIIFPLFEDSNDKKAEALLKKIYPEYEIIGVMAREILLGGGNIHCVAQGVPQ; via the coding sequence CTTTTCATAAAGAATGCTATTTGATTTGGCCAGAACGTCCAGATAACTGGCGTTTAGGGGGAAAACCTGCACAAAAAGCATACGCTGAAGTCGCTGAAGTAATTGCACGATTTGAAAATGTAACTATGCTCGTTTCGCATCAACAATTCTTGAATGCACGTTATCAATTACCTGAAAAAATACGTGTACTAGAAGTAAGTAATAACGACGCATGGATAAAAGACACGGGACCATTATATGTTATGAATTCTTTGGGGGAAGTACGTGGTGTCGATTTTCGATTTAATGCTTGGGGCGGTTTGTTAGATGGGTTATTTTTTCCGTGGGATCAAGATGATTTGTTAGCTCAAAAAATTTGTGAACAGGAGAGAATTGAATATTACCAATTACAAGAGTTTGTTCTAGAAGGTTGCTCAATACATACAGATGGGGAAGGAACGCTTTTTGCAACAGAAGAATGCTTGTTATCAGAAGGACGTAACCCTCAATTAGATAAAGAATCAATTGAAAAAATTCTAAAAGAGTATTGTGGCATAGAAAAAATCGTTTGGTTTCCTCGAGGCTTTTTTTTGGATGAAACAAACGGTGATATCGATAATTTAATCAATGTTGTACGGCCTGGTGAAATTATTTTGAGTTGGTGTGAACAAACAAGTGATCCAATGTACGAAATCGTCAGAGAAGCAGAAGAAGTATTGATGAAAGAAAAAGACGCAAAAGGAAGAAGCTTCATTATACACAAGATAGAATTACCGAAACCTTTATACATTACAGAGGAAGAAGCTGCTGGTGTTGATCCGGTAAATGGCATGCTTCCTCGATTTTTCGGTGATCGGTTGATTGCTTCTTATGTAAGCTATTATACAGCAAATGGCGGCATTATTTTTCCACTTTTTGAGGACTCAAATGATAAAAAAGCAGAAGCACTATTAAAAAAAATATACCCAGAATATGAAATTATTGGTGTAATGGCTCGTGAAATTTTACTTGGTGGTGGAAATATTCACTGTGTTGCTCAAGGAGTACCTCAATAA
- a CDS encoding bacteriocin translates to MQNVKEVSVKEMKQIIGGSNDSLWYGVGQFMGKQANCITNHPVKHMIIPGYCLSKILG, encoded by the coding sequence ATGCAAAATGTAAAAGAAGTTTCTGTAAAAGAGATGAAACAAATTATCGGTGGTTCTAATGATAGTCTTTGGTATGGTGTAGGACAATTTATGGGTAAACAAGCAAACTGTATAACAAACCATCCTGTTAAACACATGATAATTCCTGGATATTGTTTATCGAAAATTTTAGGGTAA